A window of Corallococcus macrosporus DSM 14697 contains these coding sequences:
- a CDS encoding MBOAT family O-acyltransferase: MLSHSVQYLIFVIAVFALYWAVHRHYWPRIGVLLVASLFFYAAFTPFPILIFLVGVTVDHLCVKGMARAQSLGVRKALVTVSVVSNLGLLAGFKYLEMLRQTLLSLLAPWGIEVRAEPFDLLMPVGLSFFVFQAISYTVDVYRGKASAEHSFIEHLLYLLFFPRVVSGPIVRASELMAHFRQTPGLTPEAGGHALFRIAVGLVKKLVIADVLGAGLVDPVFAAPEKYASAECIVAAVAYTFELYYDFSGYSDIAIGVAALFGFTFPENFNRPYLAKNIGEFWNRWHLSLSTWLRDYLYRPLGGNRVSKPRVLFNLMTVMVLGGLWHGADWRFAVWGAVHGIALCISRCWEWSVGKPESPGIPRVALGMLTTFTIVVLTRVVFRAADMAHAGEFYERMMAGVPGIANVSPLVWAMLAAAVFFHAVPMKLYTVSSDLFVRMPVPVRAVVLVVLGLGIRHLSAVETRPYVYLQF, translated from the coding sequence GTGCTGTCGCACAGCGTCCAGTACCTCATCTTCGTCATCGCGGTGTTCGCCCTGTACTGGGCGGTGCACCGGCACTACTGGCCACGCATCGGCGTGCTGCTGGTGGCCAGCCTCTTCTTCTACGCGGCCTTCACGCCCTTCCCCATCCTCATCTTCCTGGTGGGCGTCACGGTGGACCACCTGTGCGTGAAGGGCATGGCCCGCGCGCAGTCACTGGGGGTCCGCAAGGCGCTCGTCACGGTGTCCGTCGTCTCCAACCTGGGCCTGCTCGCGGGCTTCAAGTACCTGGAGATGCTGCGGCAGACGCTGCTGTCGCTGCTGGCGCCGTGGGGGATTGAGGTCCGCGCCGAGCCCTTCGACCTGCTGATGCCGGTGGGCCTGTCCTTCTTCGTCTTCCAGGCCATCAGCTACACGGTGGACGTGTACCGGGGGAAGGCGAGCGCGGAGCACTCGTTCATCGAGCACCTGCTGTACCTGCTCTTCTTCCCGCGCGTGGTGAGCGGCCCCATCGTCCGGGCGTCGGAGCTGATGGCGCACTTCCGCCAGACGCCTGGCCTCACGCCCGAGGCCGGCGGCCACGCGCTGTTCCGCATCGCGGTGGGCCTGGTGAAGAAGCTGGTCATCGCGGACGTGCTGGGCGCGGGGCTGGTGGACCCCGTCTTCGCCGCGCCGGAGAAGTACGCCTCCGCGGAGTGCATCGTCGCGGCGGTGGCCTACACCTTCGAGCTCTACTACGACTTCTCGGGGTACTCGGACATCGCCATTGGCGTGGCGGCGCTGTTCGGCTTCACCTTCCCGGAGAACTTCAACCGGCCGTACCTGGCGAAGAACATCGGCGAGTTCTGGAACCGGTGGCACCTGAGCCTGTCCACCTGGCTGCGGGACTACCTGTACCGGCCCCTGGGCGGCAACCGCGTGTCGAAGCCGCGCGTGCTGTTCAACCTGATGACGGTGATGGTGCTGGGCGGCCTGTGGCACGGCGCGGACTGGCGCTTCGCCGTCTGGGGCGCGGTGCACGGCATCGCGCTGTGCATCTCCCGTTGCTGGGAGTGGTCGGTGGGCAAGCCGGAGTCCCCGGGCATCCCCCGCGTGGCGCTGGGCATGCTGACCACGTTCACCATCGTCGTGTTGACGCGCGTGGTGTTCAGGGCCGCGGACATGGCGCACGCGGGTGAGTTCTACGAACGGATGATGGCGGGCGTGCCCGGCATCGCCAACGTGAGCCCGCTGGTGTGGGCCATGCTGGCGGCGGCCGTGTTCTTCCACGCGGTGCCGATGAAGCTCTACACGGTGTCGTCGGACCTCTTCGTCCGCATGCCGGTGCCGGTGCGCGCGGTGGTGCTGGTGGTGCTGGGCCTGGGCATCCGCCACCTGTCCGCCGTGGAGACGCGGCCGTACGTGTATCTGCAGTTCTAG
- a CDS encoding YchJ family protein, protein MPPAPLCPCSSGLRYRECCAPFHRGEAEPPDAERLMRSRYSAFALREVAWLWKSLHPDHPDRAKPQEAVLRELRAFAQAHQYPKLVVMDREPPDETGLAQVLFFAKVFEKGKDQSFVERSDFRHDGTGWRYLSGVALAPKALSVPPESLTLATFPRQVGV, encoded by the coding sequence ATGCCCCCTGCCCCCCTCTGCCCCTGCTCCTCCGGCCTGCGCTACCGCGAGTGCTGCGCGCCCTTCCACCGCGGCGAGGCCGAGCCCCCCGACGCCGAGCGCCTCATGCGCAGCCGCTACAGCGCCTTCGCCCTGCGCGAGGTCGCCTGGCTGTGGAAGTCCCTGCACCCCGACCACCCGGACCGCGCGAAGCCCCAGGAAGCGGTGCTGCGCGAGCTGCGCGCGTTCGCCCAGGCCCACCAGTACCCGAAGCTGGTGGTGATGGACCGCGAGCCCCCGGATGAAACCGGGCTGGCGCAGGTGCTCTTCTTCGCCAAGGTGTTCGAGAAGGGAAAGGACCAATCCTTCGTGGAGCGCTCCGACTTCCGGCATGACGGCACCGGCTGGCGCTACCTGTCCGGCGTGGCGCTGGCGCCCAAGGCGCTCTCCGTCCCGCCGGAGTCCCTCACGCTCGCCACGTTCCCTCGCCAGGTGGGCGTCTGA
- a CDS encoding arylsulfatase: MASKAKPTGNGNGNGKQARGKPNILVIWGDDIGLWNVSAYNQGMMGYRTPNIDRIAKEGAMMTDCYGQQSCTAGRAAFITGMNPLRTGLTTIGMPGAKYGLQDSDPTIAELLKPLGYTCGHFGKNHVGDSNPYLPTVHGFDEFYGNLYHLNAENEPECPDYPKDPAFKARFGPRGVLHSWATDRDDPTDDERWGVVGKQRIEDTGPLTRKRMETVDGEFLKGTLDFMERAVKDGKPFFLWHNTTRTHVWTYLQEKYQNATGYGLYADAMRELDDIVGALLAKLDELGIADNTLVVFSTDNGVEKMGWPDGGNCPFRGEKGSTWEGGVRVPCLVRWPGVVEAGRVINDIFAHEDWMPTLVSAAGGPTDLVEQCRRGYKAGDKTFKVYLDGYDQNGLLSGKEAGRRHEFIYVLDSGNLAAVRHDDWKLIFNYQDGEGPDMWFSGKRFDPTWPYLINLRSDPFEYGPNAGQYLRWYGERMFTFVPAQALVQKFAQSLLDYPPSQAPGSLSIGPIKERVKRQLQEERERQEESGIGDQVMALANDVEKFIRRFQQSHA, encoded by the coding sequence ATGGCAAGCAAGGCGAAGCCCACGGGCAATGGAAATGGCAACGGCAAGCAGGCGCGGGGCAAGCCCAACATCCTGGTCATCTGGGGCGATGACATCGGGCTCTGGAATGTCAGCGCCTACAACCAGGGGATGATGGGCTACCGCACGCCCAACATCGACCGCATCGCGAAGGAAGGCGCGATGATGACGGACTGCTACGGCCAGCAGAGCTGCACCGCGGGCCGCGCGGCCTTCATCACCGGAATGAATCCGCTCCGCACGGGGCTCACCACCATCGGCATGCCCGGGGCGAAGTATGGGCTCCAGGACTCCGACCCCACCATCGCGGAGCTGCTCAAGCCGCTGGGCTACACCTGCGGCCACTTCGGAAAGAATCACGTGGGTGACTCCAACCCCTACCTGCCCACCGTCCACGGCTTCGACGAGTTCTACGGCAACCTCTACCACCTCAACGCGGAGAACGAGCCGGAGTGCCCGGACTACCCGAAGGACCCGGCCTTCAAGGCGCGCTTCGGCCCGCGCGGCGTGCTCCACAGTTGGGCCACGGACCGCGATGACCCCACCGATGACGAGCGCTGGGGCGTGGTGGGCAAGCAGCGCATCGAGGACACCGGCCCGCTCACCCGCAAGCGCATGGAGACCGTGGACGGGGAGTTCCTGAAGGGGACGCTGGACTTCATGGAGCGCGCGGTGAAGGACGGCAAGCCGTTCTTCCTCTGGCACAACACCACGCGCACCCACGTCTGGACCTACCTCCAGGAGAAGTACCAGAACGCCACCGGCTACGGCCTCTACGCGGACGCCATGCGGGAGCTGGACGACATCGTCGGCGCGCTGCTGGCCAAGCTGGACGAGCTGGGCATCGCGGACAACACGCTGGTGGTCTTCTCCACCGACAACGGCGTGGAGAAGATGGGCTGGCCGGACGGCGGCAACTGCCCGTTCCGGGGCGAGAAGGGCTCCACCTGGGAGGGCGGCGTGCGCGTGCCCTGCCTGGTACGCTGGCCGGGCGTCGTGGAGGCCGGGCGCGTCATCAACGACATCTTCGCGCATGAGGACTGGATGCCCACGCTGGTCTCCGCGGCGGGCGGCCCCACGGACCTCGTGGAGCAGTGCAGGCGCGGCTACAAGGCGGGAGACAAGACGTTCAAGGTCTACCTGGACGGGTATGACCAGAACGGGCTGCTCTCCGGCAAGGAGGCGGGGCGCCGGCACGAGTTCATCTACGTGCTCGACAGCGGGAACCTCGCGGCCGTCCGTCACGACGACTGGAAGCTCATCTTCAACTACCAGGATGGCGAGGGCCCGGACATGTGGTTCAGCGGCAAGCGCTTCGACCCGACGTGGCCGTACCTCATCAACCTGCGCTCGGACCCGTTCGAGTACGGACCGAATGCCGGACAGTACCTGCGGTGGTACGGGGAGCGCATGTTCACCTTCGTGCCCGCGCAGGCGCTGGTCCAGAAGTTCGCCCAGAGCCTGCTCGACTACCCCCCCAGCCAGGCTCCGGGCAGCCTGAGCATCGGCCCCATCAAGGAGCGGGTGAAGCGGCAGTTGCAGGAGGAGCGCGAGCGCCAGGAGGAGTCCGGCATCGGAGACCAGGTCATGGCGCTGGCCAATGACGTGGAGAAGTTCATCCGCCGCTTCCAGCAGTCCCACGCGTAA
- the ahcY gene encoding adenosylhomocysteinase, producing MTAATKSQKQDYAIADLSLADWGRKEIRIAESEMPALMAIREEYAKTQPLKGARVTGSLHMTIQTAVLVETLQALGAQVRWASCNIYSTQDHAAAALVQTGTPVFAHKGESLKEYWDFTHRIFDFGPAGSEHEGPNMILDDGGDATLLMHLGKRAEKDASVLANPQSEEERELYAAIKAKLAEDGTWYTRKSAKILGVTEETTTGVHRLQEMSAKGTLLFRAINVNDSVTKSKFDNLYGCRESLVDGIKRATDVMVAGKIAVVAGYGDVGKGSAQALRALSAQVWVTEIDPICALQAAMEGYRVVTMDYAADKADIFVTATGNKGVITHDHMAKMKDQAIVCNIGHFDNEIEVASLEKYQWEEIKPQVDHVIFPDNKRIILLAKGRLVNLGCGTGHPSYVMSSSFANQTIAQIELYSNSANYEVGKVYVLPKHLDEKVARLQLKKLNAQLTELSEEQAAYIGVKPSGPYKPDTYRY from the coding sequence ATGACCGCCGCAACCAAGTCCCAGAAGCAGGATTACGCCATCGCCGACCTGTCGCTCGCCGACTGGGGCCGGAAGGAGATCCGCATCGCCGAGAGCGAGATGCCCGCCCTCATGGCCATCCGCGAGGAGTACGCCAAGACGCAGCCCCTCAAGGGCGCGCGCGTGACGGGCTCGTTGCACATGACCATCCAGACGGCCGTGCTGGTGGAGACGCTCCAGGCGCTCGGCGCCCAGGTCCGCTGGGCGTCGTGCAACATCTACTCCACGCAGGACCACGCCGCCGCCGCGCTGGTGCAGACGGGCACCCCGGTGTTCGCGCACAAGGGCGAGTCCCTCAAGGAGTACTGGGACTTCACCCACCGCATCTTCGACTTCGGCCCCGCGGGCAGCGAGCACGAAGGCCCGAACATGATTCTGGACGACGGCGGTGACGCCACGCTGCTCATGCACCTGGGCAAGCGCGCGGAGAAGGACGCCAGCGTCCTGGCCAACCCCCAGAGCGAGGAAGAGCGCGAGCTGTACGCCGCCATCAAGGCGAAGCTGGCCGAGGACGGCACCTGGTACACGCGCAAGAGCGCGAAGATTCTGGGCGTCACGGAAGAGACGACCACGGGCGTGCACCGCCTCCAGGAGATGTCCGCCAAGGGCACGCTCCTGTTCCGCGCCATCAACGTCAACGACAGCGTGACGAAGAGCAAGTTCGACAACCTGTACGGCTGCCGTGAGTCGCTGGTGGACGGCATCAAGCGCGCCACGGACGTGATGGTCGCCGGCAAGATTGCCGTCGTCGCGGGCTACGGCGACGTGGGCAAGGGCTCCGCGCAGGCGCTCCGCGCGCTGTCCGCCCAGGTGTGGGTGACGGAGATCGACCCCATCTGCGCGCTCCAGGCCGCCATGGAGGGCTACCGCGTCGTCACCATGGATTACGCCGCGGACAAGGCGGACATCTTCGTGACGGCCACCGGCAACAAGGGCGTCATCACCCACGACCACATGGCGAAGATGAAGGACCAGGCCATCGTCTGCAACATCGGCCACTTCGACAATGAAATCGAGGTCGCCTCCCTGGAGAAGTACCAGTGGGAGGAGATCAAGCCGCAGGTCGACCACGTCATCTTCCCGGACAACAAGCGCATCATCCTGCTGGCCAAGGGCCGGCTGGTGAACCTGGGCTGCGGCACCGGCCACCCCAGCTACGTGATGTCCAGCTCGTTCGCGAACCAGACCATCGCGCAGATCGAGCTGTACTCGAACAGCGCCAACTACGAGGTCGGCAAGGTGTACGTGCTGCCCAAGCACCTGGACGAGAAGGTCGCCCGCCTCCAGCTCAAGAAGCTCAACGCGCAGCTCACCGAGCTGAGCGAGGAGCAGGCCGCCTACATCGGCGTGAAGCCCTCCGGCCCGTACAAGCCGGACACCTACCGCTACTGA
- a CDS encoding SulP family inorganic anion transporter, with protein MSDLAARTWRAVRRGPPGLRQARDYQRRWFREDLLSSLTIGAMLIPQGLAYAQLVGVRPAAGLYAGVVGMVAYALFGPSRHLIIGPEAGAAILSAAALAPMAAGADAARYASLAALLALLVGGLSLLGGLLKLGALADFLSKPILIGYINGAALIIIGSQLARLFGLERHADTFTGQVHEVATHLRQTHIPTLLLGLGVITLLVLLRRLLPKAPGPLILVVLTTAAGALFQLEHGGIKVVGPLAAEPPTPSLPSLRFDDVRALLPAAFSLALVNYASSVLTGRLYADRFRYRLDSNQEFLGQAAANLANAFSQGFPVTGSDSRTAVNVSMGGRTQLVGVLASAVVLVFALFLTPLLRDLPMVTLGAIVFVAAVYLLQVQAIIDLWRVRRVEAVLACVTMVGVLVLGILQGILVAVALALADLIRRAARPHDAVLGQREGMPGYHDIERAENTETVPGLVIYRFDAPLFFANARHLREQARSLISSAEAPVRWFIIDTSAVFDMDVTAAEGLEKLRREFEDEGVVLGIAEPRAPLRVLLRRTGLLERLGPQNVHATVGAAVRHFLKDAGARHPRAGEPPAPPPVH; from the coding sequence GTGAGCGACCTGGCGGCGCGAACATGGCGAGCGGTCCGGCGGGGGCCACCGGGCCTGCGCCAGGCGCGCGACTATCAGCGCCGTTGGTTCCGGGAGGACCTGCTCTCCTCACTCACGATTGGCGCGATGCTCATCCCCCAGGGCCTGGCCTATGCGCAGCTCGTGGGCGTGCGCCCCGCGGCGGGGCTCTACGCGGGCGTGGTGGGCATGGTGGCCTACGCGCTGTTCGGGCCCTCGCGGCACCTCATCATCGGTCCGGAGGCCGGTGCCGCCATCCTCAGCGCCGCGGCGCTCGCGCCGATGGCCGCGGGAGCGGACGCCGCCCGCTACGCCTCGTTGGCGGCGCTGCTGGCGCTGCTGGTCGGCGGGCTGAGCCTGCTCGGAGGACTGCTCAAGCTGGGCGCGCTCGCGGACTTCCTGTCCAAGCCCATCCTCATCGGCTACATCAATGGCGCGGCGCTCATCATCATCGGCAGCCAGCTCGCGCGGCTCTTCGGGCTGGAGCGCCACGCCGACACCTTCACGGGGCAGGTCCACGAGGTGGCCACCCACCTCCGCCAGACCCACATCCCGACGCTCCTGCTGGGGCTGGGCGTCATCACCCTGCTCGTGCTGCTGCGGCGGCTGCTCCCCAAGGCGCCCGGTCCGCTCATCCTCGTCGTCCTCACCACGGCGGCGGGGGCGCTGTTCCAACTGGAGCATGGCGGCATCAAGGTCGTGGGCCCCCTCGCCGCCGAGCCTCCCACTCCGAGCCTGCCGTCCCTGCGCTTCGACGACGTGCGGGCGCTGCTCCCCGCCGCCTTCAGCCTGGCGCTCGTCAACTACGCCAGCTCCGTCCTGACGGGCCGGCTCTACGCCGACAGGTTCCGCTACCGGCTGGACAGCAACCAGGAGTTCCTCGGTCAGGCCGCCGCCAACCTCGCCAATGCCTTCAGCCAGGGGTTCCCCGTGACGGGAAGTGACTCGCGCACGGCGGTCAACGTCTCCATGGGTGGGCGGACCCAGTTGGTGGGGGTGCTCGCCTCCGCCGTGGTGCTGGTGTTCGCGTTGTTCCTCACGCCCCTGTTGCGCGACCTGCCCATGGTGACGCTCGGCGCCATCGTCTTCGTGGCCGCGGTGTACCTGCTGCAGGTCCAGGCCATCATCGACCTGTGGCGCGTGCGGCGCGTGGAGGCGGTGCTCGCGTGCGTGACGATGGTGGGGGTGCTGGTGCTGGGCATCCTCCAGGGAATCCTCGTCGCGGTGGCGCTGGCGCTGGCGGACCTCATCCGCCGCGCCGCCCGGCCCCATGACGCGGTGCTGGGCCAGCGCGAGGGCATGCCCGGCTATCACGACATCGAGCGCGCCGAAAACACGGAGACCGTGCCTGGACTCGTCATCTACCGCTTCGATGCGCCGCTGTTCTTCGCCAACGCGAGACATCTGCGGGAGCAGGCCCGGTCCCTGATTTCCAGCGCGGAGGCGCCCGTGCGGTGGTTCATCATCGATACGTCCGCCGTGTTCGACATGGACGTCACCGCGGCGGAGGGCCTGGAGAAGCTGCGGCGCGAGTTCGAGGACGAGGGCGTGGTGCTGGGCATCGCCGAGCCCCGGGCGCCCCTGCGCGTGCTGCTGCGGCGCACCGGGCTGCTGGAGCGCCTGGGCCCGCAGAACGTGCATGCCACCGTGGGAGCGGCCGTGCGCCATTTCCTCAAGGACGCCGGCGCGAGGCACCCGCGTGCCGGTGAGCCTCCGGCGCCCCCTCCCGTGCACTGA
- a CDS encoding undecaprenyl-diphosphate phosphatase, translating to MSLLEAIVLGLVQGLTEFLPISSTAHLRIAPELFGWKDPGAAYSAVIQLGTVAAVLIYFRKDIVSLVAAFFRGLARREPFGTLEARLAWFVLVGTLPVGIAGLTLKKFIENEFRSLYVISGSLIVLALILLVVEKRASHQRTLSDMRWKDGILIGMWQALALIPGASRSGTTLTGGLSLGLKREDAARYSFLLSIPATTLAGVFELKHLLEAQTRPSAMALWVGTLVAFASGMVAIAWLLKFLRTRTTMVFVVYRVALGLLLLALLQTGKLSPLSGTENVDVPGEPGTPPVEKQITD from the coding sequence ATGAGCCTCCTCGAAGCCATCGTCCTGGGTCTGGTCCAGGGTCTCACGGAGTTCCTCCCCATCAGCTCCACGGCGCACCTGCGCATCGCGCCGGAGCTGTTCGGCTGGAAGGACCCGGGCGCGGCGTACTCGGCGGTCATCCAGTTGGGCACGGTGGCGGCCGTGCTCATCTACTTCCGCAAGGACATCGTGTCGCTGGTGGCGGCCTTCTTCCGGGGGCTGGCGCGGCGCGAGCCCTTCGGCACGCTGGAGGCGCGGCTGGCGTGGTTCGTCCTGGTGGGCACGCTGCCGGTGGGCATCGCCGGGCTCACGCTGAAGAAGTTCATCGAGAACGAGTTCCGCTCGCTCTACGTCATCTCCGGCAGTCTCATCGTGCTGGCGCTCATCCTGCTCGTGGTGGAGAAGCGGGCCTCGCACCAGCGGACGCTGTCGGACATGCGGTGGAAGGACGGCATCCTCATCGGCATGTGGCAGGCGCTGGCGCTGATTCCGGGGGCGTCCCGCTCCGGCACCACGCTGACGGGCGGCCTGTCGCTGGGGCTCAAGCGCGAGGACGCGGCGCGCTACTCGTTCCTCTTGTCCATTCCGGCCACCACGCTGGCGGGCGTCTTCGAGCTCAAGCACCTGCTGGAGGCCCAGACGCGGCCTTCCGCCATGGCGCTCTGGGTGGGGACGCTGGTGGCCTTCGCGTCGGGCATGGTGGCCATCGCGTGGCTGCTGAAGTTCCTGCGCACGCGGACGACGATGGTGTTCGTGGTGTACCGCGTAGCGCTGGGCCTGCTGCTGCTGGCGCTGCTCCAGACGGGGAAGCTCAGCCCGCTGTCGGGGACGGAGAACGTGGACGTCCCGGGCGAGCCGGGGACGCCGCCGGTGGAGAAGCAGATTACCGACTAG
- a CDS encoding CoA pyrophosphatase encodes MSVEALFQALESRLSARPAREVHLPGWTLREASVLVPVFERDGVPHVLFTRRPATLRTHADQYSFPGGGREPEDATPLHTALRETEEELGIDRRGVRVLGMLDEVPTISQYRVRPFVGVIPGDGKYQPSAEEVAFILEVPLSGLLDPSILRVERKEILGAERDLYFYTYGTHVIWGATARILRDFLSHVTQVPGGAG; translated from the coding sequence GTGAGTGTGGAGGCGCTGTTCCAGGCACTGGAGTCACGGCTGTCCGCGCGGCCGGCGCGTGAGGTGCACCTGCCGGGGTGGACCCTGCGCGAGGCCTCGGTGCTGGTGCCGGTGTTCGAGCGGGACGGCGTGCCCCACGTGCTCTTCACGCGCCGGCCCGCGACGCTGCGGACGCACGCGGACCAGTACAGCTTCCCGGGCGGGGGCCGCGAGCCGGAGGACGCGACGCCCCTGCACACGGCGCTGCGGGAGACGGAGGAGGAACTGGGCATCGACCGGCGCGGCGTGCGGGTGCTGGGGATGCTGGATGAGGTGCCCACGATTTCGCAGTACCGGGTGCGGCCGTTTGTCGGTGTGATTCCCGGGGACGGGAAGTACCAGCCGAGCGCGGAGGAGGTGGCCTTCATCCTGGAGGTGCCGCTGTCCGGCCTGCTGGACCCGTCCATCCTCCGCGTGGAGCGGAAGGAAATCCTGGGGGCGGAGCGGGACCTGTACTTCTACACGTACGGGACGCACGTCATCTGGGGGGCGACGGCGCGGATTCTTCGCGACTTCCTGAGCCACGTGACGCAGGTGCCTGGCGGGGCGGGGTAG
- a CDS encoding DUF2254 domain-containing protein — translation MAGIQARSRVAMGHGVPRDGPPRDAAPIQWWLRHRVWLSPVVGAVVGACLGVVFVSRPVFAASVLLGVAWQATATEARDMLFTVLGIALTSLSIVLSLSMLVVQNVSEQFTPRLLRHFVRGAGIRVVIPVFVATSVFCLVAAHEFGLVAGAERAPRPALGLAMVLLIACEGALVFQVLHTIQTMRVENIVQQVRMDTLRVAHRMERLRSADVQAPARALAPTGEAWPLRAPHNGFVVSVDARALLEVATARRLVVHLERAIGEPVIQGTAVGWFAPEDRLAPASCEETEAVLLRALRTNRWRDEDVDVALGVRQLVDVAIKALSPGINDPYTAVEALDQLIFLMCELSRMRLGPRVVPDASGKPRVFLHAPSLRDYLDLITDQTLRYGDSEPTVVIRLLRLAGTVGQCARSADARQAALGTLHLILAATERKQQDASWLGSIRRYAELMAQALEGRPLPPLPAIGF, via the coding sequence ATGGCGGGCATCCAGGCGCGCTCCCGCGTGGCCATGGGGCATGGCGTCCCCAGGGACGGCCCTCCGCGAGACGCCGCGCCCATCCAGTGGTGGCTGCGGCATCGGGTGTGGCTCTCGCCCGTGGTGGGCGCGGTGGTGGGGGCCTGCCTGGGCGTGGTGTTCGTGAGCCGGCCCGTGTTCGCGGCGAGCGTCCTGCTCGGCGTCGCCTGGCAGGCCACCGCCACCGAGGCGCGGGACATGCTCTTCACCGTGTTGGGCATCGCGCTGACGTCCCTGAGCATCGTGTTGTCCCTCTCCATGCTCGTGGTGCAGAACGTCTCCGAGCAGTTCACGCCCCGGCTGCTGCGGCATTTCGTGCGCGGCGCGGGCATCCGCGTCGTCATCCCGGTGTTCGTCGCCACGAGCGTCTTCTGCCTCGTGGCCGCCCACGAGTTCGGGCTCGTCGCGGGCGCCGAGCGCGCTCCCCGGCCCGCGCTCGGCCTGGCCATGGTGCTGCTCATTGCATGTGAGGGCGCGCTCGTCTTCCAGGTGCTCCACACCATCCAGACGATGCGCGTGGAGAACATCGTCCAGCAGGTGCGCATGGACACGCTGCGGGTCGCGCACAGGATGGAGCGGCTGCGCTCAGCGGATGTCCAGGCGCCAGCCAGGGCACTGGCGCCCACGGGTGAGGCGTGGCCCCTTCGCGCGCCGCACAACGGCTTCGTCGTCTCCGTGGATGCGCGGGCCCTGCTGGAGGTGGCGACGGCGCGGCGGCTCGTCGTTCACCTGGAGCGGGCCATTGGCGAACCGGTGATTCAAGGCACGGCAGTGGGCTGGTTCGCGCCGGAGGACCGCCTCGCCCCGGCTTCGTGCGAGGAGACCGAGGCCGTCCTGCTCCGGGCCCTCCGAACGAACCGCTGGCGGGACGAGGACGTGGACGTCGCGCTGGGGGTGCGCCAGTTGGTGGACGTGGCCATCAAGGCGCTCTCGCCCGGCATCAACGACCCGTACACCGCCGTGGAGGCGTTGGATCAGCTCATCTTCCTGATGTGCGAGCTGAGCCGGATGCGGCTGGGCCCGCGCGTGGTCCCCGACGCGTCCGGCAAACCACGCGTCTTCCTGCATGCCCCGTCGCTGCGCGACTACCTGGACCTGATTACGGACCAGACGCTTCGCTATGGCGACAGCGAACCGACCGTCGTCATCCGGCTGCTGCGGCTGGCGGGCACCGTGGGGCAATGCGCGCGGAGCGCCGACGCGCGCCAGGCGGCGCTCGGGACGCTGCACCTCATCCTGGCGGCCACGGAGCGGAAGCAGCAGGACGCATCGTGGCTTGGGAGCATCCGCCGTTACGCGGAGTTGATGGCGCAGGCGCTGGAGGGAAGGCCCCTGCCTCCGCTCCCCGCCATCGGGTTCTGA
- a CDS encoding YciI family protein, producing MRVMVIVKATKNSEAGVMPDEKLMTDMGNYNEELMKAGVLLAGDGLHPSTKGKRIRFAEGKKRVIDGPFAETKELIAGYWIWQVKSMDEAVEWARRCPPPMPGEESELEIRPVFEAEDFGAEYTPELRAQEDRLRAELEQKQKA from the coding sequence ATGCGCGTCATGGTCATTGTGAAGGCGACGAAGAACTCCGAGGCCGGCGTGATGCCCGACGAGAAGCTGATGACCGACATGGGCAATTACAACGAGGAGCTGATGAAGGCTGGCGTGCTCCTGGCTGGTGACGGTCTCCACCCGAGCACCAAGGGCAAGCGCATCCGGTTCGCGGAGGGGAAGAAGCGCGTCATCGACGGTCCGTTCGCGGAGACGAAGGAGCTCATCGCCGGCTATTGGATCTGGCAGGTGAAGTCGATGGACGAAGCCGTGGAGTGGGCGCGCCGCTGCCCGCCCCCCATGCCCGGCGAGGAGTCCGAGCTGGAGATTCGTCCCGTCTTCGAGGCCGAGGACTTCGGCGCCGAGTACACGCCGGAGCTGCGCGCCCAGGAGGACAGGCTGCGCGCGGAGCTGGAGCAGAAGCAGAAGGCGTGA